The following proteins are co-located in the Haloplanus sp. HW8-1 genome:
- a CDS encoding DUF5059 domain-containing protein — MRHTRRRLLKTTGVALGGVGLAGCGGRSGSDGSDPTATDTVGPTAADTADPTATETPTAEASAATALAAEWNVMRARLHDATALGRAGHQAAAATLVGDVFARFENAGGEWGAHEGLESTSESAYESFEEHLGAARTGFEEGTPEDAVEAAAEAETNLLAAQRGRTSGDVAEVFTLYVYGSRARNVDALAMAGATDAAATVGRAVLADFEEAAVHDTIESAGEAYYQAFEGGLEDAVAAAQSGDAGAVHEAALSASQGVVDAAYELTTDPIAGIGHLSLMGAVGFDAEMATGTGGHGLGVAHAAGLNGYRVRVRDAAWLYDAGYPDAAKAAAQSIFQHFEGARAHEALEAASESAYETFEHEGLEALVSAIEDGDDAGVDEAVTTVHDGLTTGITALAGDAAPVLESGFFRARLGDAHERYLRGEGEVAATVAESLFARFEANEAGFHEALEAEGENLYHTFEEEHLAALPDAFRAGDDDAVATHVAGATDALVAFEAGAGSTPVASAAAATYMTGRAGDAGTLATVGATDRAEAVASDAFAYFEGGANGFHEAVEAASEERYHSFEEALGAVQGATTGDADAYDAATTFADEATAAVYAVVENGGSGGDVNAAPLVADVFAAFESARVHEALEEGDRGAYETFEKALSDYTTALEADGDVDAAGERFAQAIRTAFFAVAGTPDAAPEMSVGDEGGGGGGEPEMSGGPNVVSGVPDDADHVVDMNAVAYDPAELTVSVGDTVAWSHAGGEPHSVTASGSGIPEGATYWASGGFDSEEAARTGWENGEGAVAAGQSYVHTFETAGEHAYVCIPHEAAGMEGTVVVEE; from the coding sequence ATGCGACACACCAGACGACGACTACTCAAGACCACCGGCGTCGCACTCGGCGGCGTCGGGCTCGCCGGCTGTGGCGGACGGAGCGGTTCCGACGGGAGCGATCCCACCGCGACGGACACCGTGGGCCCGACCGCGGCTGACACTGCGGACCCGACCGCGACCGAGACGCCCACGGCGGAGGCGTCGGCCGCGACCGCTCTCGCCGCCGAGTGGAACGTGATGCGAGCACGACTCCACGACGCGACGGCGCTCGGGCGCGCCGGCCACCAAGCCGCGGCGGCGACGCTCGTCGGCGACGTGTTCGCCCGTTTCGAGAACGCCGGCGGCGAGTGGGGTGCCCACGAGGGGCTGGAATCGACCAGCGAGTCGGCCTACGAGTCCTTCGAGGAACATCTCGGCGCGGCCCGTACGGGCTTCGAGGAGGGCACACCCGAGGACGCCGTCGAGGCGGCCGCGGAGGCGGAGACGAATCTGCTCGCGGCCCAGCGTGGGCGGACCTCTGGCGACGTCGCCGAGGTGTTCACGCTCTACGTCTACGGCTCCCGCGCGCGAAACGTCGACGCGCTGGCGATGGCCGGCGCGACCGACGCGGCGGCGACGGTCGGACGGGCGGTTCTCGCCGACTTCGAGGAAGCCGCGGTCCACGACACCATCGAGTCGGCCGGCGAGGCGTATTACCAGGCCTTCGAGGGCGGACTCGAAGACGCCGTCGCCGCCGCACAGTCCGGCGACGCCGGGGCGGTCCACGAGGCCGCGCTGTCGGCGTCACAGGGCGTCGTCGACGCCGCGTACGAACTCACGACCGACCCCATCGCAGGGATCGGCCACCTCTCCTTGATGGGGGCGGTCGGCTTCGACGCCGAGATGGCCACCGGCACGGGCGGTCACGGCCTCGGCGTCGCCCACGCCGCCGGCCTCAACGGCTACCGGGTCCGCGTCCGCGACGCAGCGTGGCTCTACGATGCCGGCTACCCCGACGCCGCGAAGGCCGCCGCCCAGTCCATCTTCCAGCACTTCGAGGGTGCCCGCGCCCACGAGGCCCTAGAGGCGGCCAGCGAGTCCGCCTACGAGACGTTCGAACACGAGGGGCTAGAAGCCCTCGTCTCGGCCATCGAGGACGGCGACGACGCCGGCGTCGACGAGGCCGTCACGACCGTCCACGACGGCCTGACGACGGGCATCACGGCGCTGGCCGGTGACGCCGCGCCGGTCCTCGAGTCCGGATTCTTCCGCGCCCGCCTGGGCGACGCCCACGAGCGCTACCTCCGAGGCGAGGGGGAGGTCGCCGCGACGGTGGCGGAGAGCCTTTTCGCCCGCTTCGAGGCGAACGAGGCCGGCTTCCACGAGGCGCTGGAGGCGGAGGGCGAGAACCTCTATCACACCTTCGAGGAGGAACACCTCGCGGCCCTGCCCGACGCCTTCCGTGCGGGCGACGACGACGCGGTGGCGACTCACGTCGCCGGCGCGACGGACGCCCTCGTGGCGTTCGAGGCCGGTGCCGGATCGACGCCGGTCGCGAGCGCCGCCGCCGCGACGTATATGACCGGCCGGGCCGGTGACGCCGGCACCCTCGCGACGGTCGGCGCGACGGACCGCGCCGAGGCGGTCGCCAGCGACGCCTTCGCCTACTTCGAGGGCGGTGCCAACGGCTTCCACGAAGCGGTCGAGGCGGCCAGCGAGGAGCGCTATCACTCCTTCGAGGAGGCTCTCGGGGCCGTCCAGGGCGCGACGACCGGCGACGCCGACGCCTACGACGCCGCGACGACGTTCGCCGACGAGGCGACCGCCGCCGTCTACGCCGTCGTCGAAAACGGTGGCTCCGGCGGCGACGTGAACGCCGCACCGCTCGTCGCGGACGTGTTCGCGGCCTTCGAGAGCGCGCGCGTCCACGAGGCCCTAGAGGAGGGCGACCGGGGGGCCTACGAGACGTTCGAGAAGGCGCTCTCGGACTACACCACCGCGCTCGAAGCGGACGGCGACGTCGACGCCGCGGGCGAACGGTTCGCGCAAGCGATCCGGACGGCCTTCTTCGCCGTCGCGGGCACGCCGGACGCGGCGCCCGAGATGTCCGTCGGCGACGAGGGCGGCGGCGGTGGTGGCGAACCCGAGATGTCCGGCGGCCCCAACGTCGTCTCCGGCGTCCCCGACGACGCCGACCACGTCGTCGATATGAACGCCGTCGCGTACGATCCGGCCGAACTCACCGTCTCCGTCGGCGACACGGTGGCCTGGAGCCACGCCGGGGGCGAACCCCACAGCGTCACCGCCTCCGGCAGCGGGATTCCGGAGGGGGCGACCTACTGGGCCTCCGGCGGCTTCGACTCCGAGGAGGCCGCCCGTACCGGGTGGGAGAACGGTGAGGGTGCCGTCGCCGCCGGCCAGTCTTACGTCCACACCTTCGAGACGGCGGGCGAACACGCCTACGTCTGCATCCCGCACGAGGCGGCGGGAATGGAGGGAACGGTCGTCGTCGAGGAGTGA
- a CDS encoding uracil-xanthine permease family protein, which produces MSGSDGRSGFVEYGIEDRPPIVTSILLGVQHYLTMVGANVAVPLILAGALGMPDAVVPRFVGTFFVVSGVATLAQTTFGNRYPIVQGAPFSMLAPALAVIGVVQASDPTGPAWEAALLQLQGAIVVAAVVELAVGYLGLLGRLRSYISPVIIAPTIALIGLALFNTPQVTSATGNWWLLGLTLGLIVLFSQYLGDRSRAFQLFPVLLGVVVAWVVAAVLSVTGVYTQGTSGFVDLASVASAPALMPIAPLQWGMPRIETAFVIGMLAGVAASMLESFGDYHAVARLSGIGAPSEERINHGIGMEGLMNVFAGLMGTGGSTSYSENIGAIGLTGVASRYVVQIGAAVMLVVGFVGYFGQLIATIPDPIVGGLYVAMFGQIVAVGLSNLEYVDLDSSRNVFVVGIALFAGLAVPAYMGNVGSAAAFREGMRSVSVLGPALGARAVADTIYVIGSTGMAVGGLVAFVLDNTIEGTREERGLVEWEQATEDETAFASAFDRFLRD; this is translated from the coding sequence ATGAGCGGCTCGGACGGCCGCTCCGGGTTCGTGGAGTACGGGATCGAGGACAGGCCACCGATCGTCACGTCGATCCTGCTGGGCGTCCAGCACTACCTGACGATGGTGGGGGCCAACGTGGCGGTGCCGCTGATCCTCGCGGGGGCACTGGGAATGCCGGACGCGGTGGTCCCGCGGTTCGTCGGGACCTTCTTCGTCGTCTCGGGGGTCGCGACGCTCGCACAGACCACCTTCGGCAACCGCTACCCGATCGTGCAGGGTGCACCCTTCTCGATGCTCGCGCCGGCGCTCGCGGTGATCGGCGTCGTCCAGGCGAGCGATCCAACGGGGCCGGCGTGGGAGGCCGCACTCCTCCAGTTGCAGGGTGCCATCGTGGTCGCCGCAGTCGTCGAGCTGGCGGTTGGCTACCTGGGCTTGCTCGGGCGCTTGCGGTCGTACATCTCCCCGGTCATCATCGCCCCGACGATCGCGTTGATCGGTCTCGCCCTCTTTAACACGCCGCAGGTGACGAGTGCGACGGGAAACTGGTGGCTGCTGGGGCTCACCCTCGGGTTGATCGTCCTCTTCTCGCAGTATCTCGGTGACCGATCCCGGGCGTTTCAGCTCTTTCCGGTCCTCCTCGGCGTCGTCGTCGCGTGGGTGGTCGCCGCCGTTCTGTCGGTCACGGGCGTCTACACCCAGGGTACCTCGGGGTTCGTCGACCTCGCCTCGGTGGCGTCGGCACCGGCACTGATGCCCATCGCCCCGCTCCAGTGGGGGATGCCGCGGATCGAGACGGCGTTCGTGATCGGCATGCTCGCGGGCGTCGCGGCCTCGATGCTGGAGTCGTTCGGCGACTACCACGCCGTCGCGCGCCTCTCGGGGATCGGCGCGCCGAGCGAGGAGCGGATCAACCACGGCATCGGTATGGAGGGGCTGATGAACGTCTTCGCGGGGCTGATGGGCACCGGCGGCTCCACCTCCTACTCCGAGAACATCGGTGCCATCGGCCTGACCGGCGTCGCCTCGCGCTACGTCGTCCAGATCGGGGCTGCGGTGATGCTAGTGGTCGGGTTCGTCGGCTACTTCGGCCAACTCATCGCCACCATCCCCGACCCCATCGTCGGCGGCCTCTACGTCGCCATGTTCGGACAGATCGTCGCGGTCGGCCTCTCGAACCTGGAGTACGTCGATCTGGACTCCTCGCGGAACGTCTTCGTCGTCGGCATCGCGCTGTTTGCCGGCCTCGCGGTGCCGGCGTACATGGGCAACGTCGGGAGCGCCGCGGCCTTCCGGGAGGGCATGCGGAGCGTCAGCGTCCTCGGGCCGGCCCTCGGCGCCCGCGCTGTCGCCGACACGATCTACGTCATCGGCTCGACGGGCATGGCCGTCGGCGGCCTCGTCGCGTTCGTCCTCGACAACACCATCGAGGGAACCCGAGAGGAACGCGGCCTCGTCGAGTGGGAACAGGCCACCGAGGACGAGACGGCCTTCGCGTCGGCGTTCGATCGGTTCCTGCGCGACTAG
- a CDS encoding RIO1 family regulatory kinase/ATPase, producing MEVRRFLRGRLDDDRLDRVIAEVAERYDREDPSVRCLDADNWLSTPLVLDGDLFLKVISKQNSLVHALITTGRNLGVFSAGTEGFFEHFGTPYQMAKHELEATERMREIGLNAPEPLEALEIDDLGVVVLEYLPEFRPLDELDRETERELAPELFAALRTMHDHGLAHGDLRAENVLILDGDLYFIDATNVGTGGRKDARSYDMACGLAALEPLIGAPAAVEAAATAYTTEELLAALDFLDFVNIRPDHDCDAAALKGEIEKRAA from the coding sequence ATGGAAGTCAGGCGGTTTCTACGCGGTCGGCTCGACGACGACCGACTCGACCGGGTCATCGCGGAGGTCGCGGAGCGGTACGACCGTGAGGACCCGTCGGTCCGGTGTCTCGACGCCGACAACTGGCTCTCGACCCCGCTCGTCCTCGACGGCGACCTCTTTTTGAAGGTGATCTCCAAGCAGAACTCCCTCGTTCACGCGCTCATCACGACCGGGCGCAACCTCGGCGTCTTCTCGGCGGGCACCGAGGGTTTCTTCGAGCATTTCGGGACGCCCTACCAGATGGCGAAACACGAACTCGAAGCGACCGAGCGGATGCGCGAAATCGGCCTGAACGCGCCCGAACCGCTCGAAGCGCTCGAAATCGACGACCTGGGCGTCGTCGTCCTCGAATATCTCCCGGAGTTTCGACCGCTCGACGAACTCGATCGGGAAACCGAACGGGAACTCGCGCCCGAACTGTTCGCCGCCCTCCGGACGATGCACGACCACGGCCTCGCCCACGGCGACCTCCGTGCCGAGAACGTCCTCATCCTCGACGGCGACCTCTATTTCATCGACGCGACGAACGTCGGAACGGGTGGGCGCAAGGATGCCCGATCGTACGACATGGCGTGTGGCCTCGCTGCGCTCGAACCACTCATCGGCGCACCCGCGGCCGTCGAGGCCGCCGCAACAGCCTACACGACGGAGGAACTCCTCGCCGCGCTCGACTTCCTCGATTTCGTCAACATCCGCCCGGACCACGACTGCGACGCCGCGGCGCTCAAAGGAGAGATCGAGAAGCGGGCCGCGTGA
- a CDS encoding AtuA-related protein has product MNEPAGDVESDDHDPSRPVRLGELAHARSGDKGDRFNVGVVAWTDAGYRRLHSQLTADRVAAFFGDLVDGEVRRYPLSNVRAFNFVCERGLDGGGQTSLRYDTQGKTYAAALLTMTLPPLVEAD; this is encoded by the coding sequence ATGAATGAGCCCGCCGGCGACGTGGAGTCGGACGATCACGACCCCTCCCGCCCCGTCCGTCTCGGCGAACTCGCCCACGCCAGATCCGGCGACAAGGGCGACCGATTCAACGTGGGGGTGGTCGCCTGGACCGACGCGGGATATCGCCGGCTCCACTCACAGCTCACCGCCGACCGGGTCGCCGCCTTCTTCGGGGACCTGGTCGACGGCGAGGTCCGGCGCTACCCGTTGTCGAACGTCCGCGCGTTCAACTTCGTCTGCGAACGGGGGCTCGACGGAGGTGGGCAGACCAGCCTCCGATACGACACGCAGGGGAAGACCTACGCGGCGGCGCTGCTCACGATGACCCTCCCGCCGCTCGTGGAGGCCGACTGA
- a CDS encoding acyclic terpene utilization AtuA family protein encodes MTVDIANGAGFWGDSPDAPARLLEYGEFDYLTLEYLAEVSIGVLARLRAADRPGYVTDFIEFVVENHLETLVDRDVTVVTNAGGLDPSGCAEAITDLAGERDVDVRVADVTGDDVRDRLPEIRAAGNDLANVDSGEPFEDVAAADAAVAYLGAFPIADALDEGADVVVTGRVADPALALGPLIHEFGWTRADHDRLAAGTLAGHLTECGPQVTGGNYLGEWRDVPFEDIGFPIAEVTAEGTVTITKPPGTGGTVTTGTVAEQLVYEIDDPEWYVTPDVVADFTSPTVTQADDDRVKLSGTKGTEPPEEYKVTIHYPAGFKLAGQLLYSRPDALEKAREAASILDARVDALDLSIDRTHVDYVGHDAAHGPVAPTRDAYNEILLRYVAKSDSRDDLRRLAMEFAPLSLAGPPAVAGLTDQGRPSPQRIVDAWPTLVSKGWATPEVTLYE; translated from the coding sequence ATGACCGTCGACATCGCGAACGGCGCGGGGTTCTGGGGGGACTCCCCGGACGCCCCCGCGCGACTCCTCGAGTACGGCGAGTTCGACTACCTCACCCTCGAGTATCTGGCCGAGGTGTCGATCGGCGTCCTCGCCCGTCTCAGGGCGGCCGACCGGCCGGGCTACGTGACGGACTTCATAGAGTTCGTCGTCGAGAACCACCTCGAAACCCTCGTGGATCGGGACGTGACGGTCGTGACGAACGCCGGCGGCCTGGATCCGTCGGGGTGTGCGGAGGCGATCACGGATCTGGCGGGCGAACGCGACGTCGACGTTCGGGTGGCCGACGTCACCGGCGACGACGTCCGCGATCGGTTGCCCGAGATCCGGGCGGCCGGGAACGACCTCGCGAACGTCGACTCCGGCGAGCCCTTCGAGGACGTCGCGGCCGCGGACGCCGCGGTCGCCTATCTCGGGGCGTTCCCCATCGCGGACGCACTCGACGAGGGGGCGGACGTCGTCGTCACGGGCCGGGTGGCGGATCCGGCGCTCGCGCTCGGCCCGCTGATCCACGAGTTCGGATGGACTCGGGCCGACCACGACAGACTCGCGGCCGGCACGCTCGCGGGTCACCTGACCGAATGTGGGCCACAGGTAACCGGCGGAAACTACCTCGGTGAGTGGCGTGACGTCCCGTTCGAGGATATCGGCTTCCCGATCGCCGAGGTGACCGCCGAGGGGACGGTGACGATCACGAAACCGCCCGGGACGGGCGGGACGGTGACCACGGGAACGGTCGCGGAGCAACTCGTCTACGAGATCGACGATCCGGAGTGGTACGTGACGCCCGACGTTGTCGCCGATTTCACCAGCCCGACCGTGACACAGGCCGACGACGACCGGGTGAAACTCAGCGGCACGAAGGGGACGGAACCGCCGGAGGAGTACAAGGTGACGATCCATTACCCCGCCGGGTTCAAGCTTGCCGGGCAGTTGCTCTACTCCAGACCGGACGCCCTCGAGAAAGCGAGGGAGGCAGCGTCGATCCTCGATGCGCGCGTCGACGCCCTCGACCTGTCGATCGACCGCACGCACGTGGACTACGTCGGGCACGATGCCGCACACGGCCCCGTCGCGCCGACGCGGGACGCCTACAACGAGATCCTCCTCCGGTACGTCGCGAAAAGCGACTCGCGGGACGACCTCCGACGACTGGCGATGGAGTTCGCCCCCCTCTCGCTCGCCGGCCCCCCGGCGGTCGCGGGGTTGACCGACCAGGGGCGGCCGTCGCCCCAGCGGATCGTCGACGCCTGGCCGACGCTGGTGTCGAAAGGCTGGGCGACGCCGGAGGTGACCCTGTATGAATGA
- a CDS encoding hydroxymethylglutaryl-CoA reductase, degradative: protein MDSRIPGFYKQDVDERRHSVAERANLAADAVAAIEGRGLDPVRADTISENVVGTLEYPLSIATNFRIDGEDRLIPMAVEETSVVAAASYGARMAREHGGFSTQVTGPHMIAQIQAVGVDDPFAAKQRVLDAEDRLVDLANEEDPVLVDHGGGCEAVQARVLDTDRGPMVVTHLVVNVQDAMGGNAVNSMAEALAPEIEALTGGTVQLRILSNLADRRIARARCTVPPEVLADDDWELDGTEVRDRIVDAGAFAGSDPYRAATHNKGIMNGIDAVTTATFNDWRAIEAGAHAYAALDGYAPLSTYEVNAEGDLSCSVELPIQIGTVGGATQLQPVAGAAMEILDVDSADEFAGVLAAVGLAQNLAGLRALVSEGIQHGHMSLHAKNIAIQAGAPSDLVDEVAERLVEEDAIREDRAAELVDELSE, encoded by the coding sequence ATGGACTCCCGCATCCCCGGATTCTACAAGCAGGATGTCGACGAGCGTCGACATTCCGTGGCGGAACGCGCGAACCTCGCTGCCGATGCGGTCGCCGCGATCGAGGGGCGCGGCCTCGATCCCGTCCGCGCCGACACGATCAGCGAGAACGTCGTGGGCACGCTCGAATATCCGCTCTCCATCGCGACGAACTTCCGCATCGACGGCGAGGATCGACTGATCCCGATGGCCGTCGAGGAGACGAGCGTCGTCGCCGCCGCCTCCTACGGCGCGCGGATGGCCCGCGAGCACGGCGGATTCTCCACCCAGGTCACGGGACCGCACATGATCGCCCAGATCCAGGCGGTCGGCGTCGACGACCCCTTCGCCGCGAAACAGCGCGTCCTCGACGCCGAGGACCGCCTGGTCGACCTGGCGAACGAGGAAGATCCGGTCCTCGTCGACCACGGCGGTGGCTGTGAGGCGGTCCAAGCCCGCGTCCTCGATACTGACCGCGGGCCGATGGTCGTCACTCACCTCGTCGTGAACGTGCAGGACGCGATGGGTGGCAACGCCGTGAACTCGATGGCGGAGGCGCTCGCCCCGGAGATCGAGGCGCTCACCGGCGGTACCGTCCAGCTCCGCATCCTCTCGAACCTCGCGGACCGGCGGATCGCGCGCGCCCGGTGTACCGTCCCACCCGAAGTGCTGGCCGACGACGACTGGGAACTCGACGGGACGGAGGTCCGGGATCGGATCGTCGACGCCGGGGCGTTCGCCGGGAGCGATCCCTATCGGGCGGCCACCCACAACAAGGGCATCATGAACGGTATCGACGCCGTCACCACTGCGACGTTCAACGACTGGCGGGCCATCGAGGCGGGGGCCCACGCCTACGCCGCCCTCGACGGCTACGCCCCCCTCTCGACCTACGAGGTGAACGCCGAGGGCGACCTCTCCTGTAGCGTCGAACTCCCGATCCAGATCGGAACCGTCGGCGGTGCGACCCAGCTCCAGCCGGTCGCCGGGGCAGCTATGGAGATCCTCGACGTCGACTCGGCCGACGAGTTCGCCGGCGTCCTCGCGGCCGTCGGACTCGCTCAGAATCTCGCCGGCCTTCGGGCGCTCGTGAGCGAGGGCATCCAGCACGGGCACATGAGCTTGCACGCCAAGAACATCGCCATTCAGGCCGGGGCGCCGAGCGACCTCGTCGACGAGGTCGCCGAGCGGCTGGTCGAGGAGGACGCGATCCGCGAGGACCGCGCGGCCGAACTCGTGGACGAACTCTCGGAATGA
- a CDS encoding mevalonate kinase family protein: MAVTASVPGRIFVGGDHATLLGGPRIAGALDLRLRVTVTERDDDRVVVSGPLGRRDTTLDALLESTDTSAVLTVSKSGRRLPVYTLLRRLLRTIGRDDPADIPGFGIEIDVDDAFPVGVGLASSTATTVALTAALADTFGDRRSDREVIDLVTAVEDDLYEDAVAIDPAVIVSGGLVVGESTVTDRTTADLPVLVAATETRPSRAEIRSQVERRRTITGPLYDDVRAASDATTDRLWAHITDGDRAEMRELITFYGELLDALGFSSWPMPRLRSTELLQHPHDLGVKQSDFGKRATLVTFPDAGSDTAELERILGRTAEHVVATTTTDRGLEYGTPSR, from the coding sequence ATGGCTGTAACCGCGTCCGTCCCCGGCCGCATCTTCGTCGGCGGCGACCACGCGACCCTCCTCGGCGGCCCGCGTATCGCCGGTGCGCTCGACCTCCGCCTCCGGGTCACCGTCACCGAACGCGACGACGACCGCGTCGTCGTCAGCGGGCCCCTGGGCCGGCGGGACACCACGCTCGACGCGCTTCTCGAATCCACCGACACCAGCGCCGTCCTGACGGTCAGCAAGTCCGGACGCCGCCTCCCGGTCTACACGCTCCTGCGACGGCTCCTCCGGACGATCGGTCGGGACGATCCGGCCGACATCCCGGGGTTCGGGATCGAGATCGACGTCGACGACGCGTTCCCGGTGGGCGTCGGCCTCGCCTCCTCGACGGCGACGACGGTGGCGCTCACGGCCGCCCTCGCGGACACCTTCGGCGACCGGCGGTCGGATCGGGAGGTGATCGACCTCGTCACCGCCGTCGAGGACGACCTCTACGAGGACGCCGTCGCCATCGATCCGGCGGTGATCGTCTCGGGCGGACTGGTGGTCGGCGAGTCGACTGTCACCGACCGAACCACGGCCGACTTGCCGGTACTCGTCGCCGCCACCGAGACCCGTCCCAGTCGAGCGGAGATCCGCTCTCAGGTCGAGCGACGTCGGACGATCACCGGCCCCCTGTACGACGACGTGCGGGCGGCGAGCGACGCGACGACCGACCGACTCTGGGCACACATCACGGACGGCGACCGCGCGGAGATGCGCGAACTGATCACCTTCTACGGGGAGTTGCTCGACGCGCTCGGCTTCTCGAGTTGGCCGATGCCCCGGCTCCGATCGACGGAACTCCTCCAGCATCCTCACGATCTCGGGGTGAAACAGTCGGACTTCGGCAAGCGTGCGACCCTGGTCACGTTCCCGGACGCGGGGAGCGACACGGCCGAACTCGAGCGGATCCTCGGCCGAACTGCGGAACACGTGGTCGCGACGACCACCACCGATCGGGGACTCGAATACGGGACTCCCTCCCGCTGA
- a CDS encoding sodium:solute symporter family transporter has protein sequence MAADPLITGIVVVYLLLVLGIGVWGYRQTESTEDFLISGKRFGIWAVAFSAFASIMSGFGFIGGPGLFYSGGYAFLWIAIVAPLAFPISWFVLGKKMRLMAEVERILTIPDAADARYDSDAVRFFVALSVLLGVISYLAVQLKAMGFVLADILGTSELVAVVLATVVIAAYTIGGGMIAGVFTDLVQGGIMVVGSILVFFFALDYGGGFQQMSREIATNNPEFAGAFGSFPVMLALSWYFLFTIGNSGQPHMAHKLYMIRDVKLLKWGAPIAGLSYFLSSLMMLGIGISVRAGVETGALDSLSNPDMAAPFFLSNFVSPVLAGIVFAAALGAIMSTSDAFINIGAANLARDIPESLGMEYDSDRQELWVNRLGSAAIIVLSLFLAYFVQILVGILGVVGWALFAAPIVPLLGIGLNWSGATREGALAAVVVSLLVNLGLAVGSSLYGVSLPHGVVAGAFSLVASSITLIVVSLLTNTYSGEDIAEEIYRVVVA, from the coding sequence ATGGCGGCCGATCCCCTCATCACCGGCATCGTCGTGGTCTACCTGCTGTTGGTACTCGGCATCGGCGTCTGGGGCTACCGGCAGACGGAATCCACCGAGGACTTCCTCATCAGCGGGAAGCGGTTCGGCATCTGGGCGGTCGCGTTCTCCGCGTTCGCGTCGATCATGAGTGGGTTCGGCTTCATCGGCGGGCCGGGGCTGTTCTACAGCGGCGGCTACGCCTTCCTCTGGATCGCCATCGTCGCCCCGCTTGCCTTCCCTATCTCGTGGTTCGTCCTCGGGAAGAAGATGCGTCTGATGGCGGAGGTCGAACGGATCCTGACGATTCCGGACGCGGCAGACGCACGCTACGACAGCGACGCGGTACGCTTTTTCGTCGCCCTCTCGGTCCTGCTCGGCGTCATTTCGTATCTGGCCGTCCAACTCAAGGCGATGGGGTTCGTCCTCGCCGACATCCTCGGGACGAGCGAACTCGTCGCCGTCGTCCTCGCGACGGTCGTCATCGCCGCGTACACGATCGGTGGGGGGATGATCGCCGGCGTGTTCACCGACCTCGTCCAGGGCGGGATCATGGTCGTCGGCAGCATCCTCGTGTTCTTTTTTGCCCTCGATTACGGGGGCGGCTTCCAGCAGATGAGTCGGGAGATCGCGACCAACAACCCCGAGTTCGCCGGTGCGTTCGGCTCCTTCCCCGTGATGCTCGCCCTGAGCTGGTATTTCCTGTTCACGATCGGGAACTCCGGCCAACCCCACATGGCACACAAACTGTACATGATCCGTGACGTCAAACTGCTGAAGTGGGGGGCACCCATCGCAGGGCTCTCGTATTTCCTCTCCTCGCTCATGATGCTCGGCATCGGCATCTCGGTGCGGGCGGGGGTCGAGACCGGCGCCCTCGACTCGCTCTCGAATCCGGACATGGCCGCGCCCTTCTTCCTCTCGAATTTCGTGTCGCCGGTCCTCGCCGGCATCGTCTTCGCCGCCGCCCTCGGGGCGATCATGAGCACCAGCGACGCGTTCATCAACATCGGCGCGGCGAACCTCGCCCGCGACATCCCCGAGAGTCTGGGGATGGAGTACGACTCGGACCGACAGGAACTCTGGGTGAACCGCCTCGGGAGCGCCGCGATCATCGTCCTCTCTCTGTTCCTTGCGTACTTCGTCCAGATCCTCGTCGGGATCCTCGGCGTCGTCGGCTGGGCGCTGTTCGCAGCCCCGATCGTTCCGCTCCTCGGTATCGGCCTCAACTGGAGCGGCGCCACCCGTGAGGGGGCCCTCGCCGCCGTCGTCGTCTCACTGCTGGTCAACCTGGGGCTGGCCGTCGGGAGTTCGCTCTACGGCGTCTCGCTCCCGCACGGCGTCGTCGCCGGAGCGTTCTCCCTCGTCGCGTCGTCGATCACGCTCATCGTCGTGAGCCTACTGACGAACACCTACTCCGGCGAAGACATCGCCGAGGAGATCTACCGGGTCGTCGTCGCCTGA
- a CDS encoding SRPBCC family protein → MTVRVRRTFEFDAPAERVWDFIADPGKRAGAISVVRDYEVDGNCATWEIDLDLPLIDRTATVETEDVEREEPRYVKFVGRSSVMRVTGEHRVEDAETGTRLHNEFIVDGRLPGVERFFKKRLDAELDNLEAALRRDLELPA, encoded by the coding sequence ATGACTGTCCGTGTTCGTCGGACATTCGAGTTCGATGCACCGGCCGAACGGGTCTGGGACTTCATCGCCGATCCCGGCAAGCGAGCCGGTGCGATCAGCGTCGTCCGGGATTACGAGGTCGACGGCAACTGCGCCACCTGGGAGATCGATCTCGACCTGCCGCTGATCGACCGTACGGCCACGGTCGAAACCGAGGACGTCGAGCGTGAGGAACCCAGATACGTGAAGTTCGTCGGCCGATCGAGCGTCATGCGAGTCACCGGCGAACACCGGGTCGAGGACGCGGAGACGGGCACCCGCCTCCACAACGAGTTCATCGTCGACGGCCGCCTCCCGGGCGTCGAACGCTTCTTCAAGAAACGCCTCGACGCCGAACTCGACAACCTCGAAGCGGCGCTCAGACGGGATCTGGAACTGCCCGCATGA